Part of the Ctenopharyngodon idella isolate HZGC_01 chromosome 8, HZGC01, whole genome shotgun sequence genome, GGAAAGAGCGCTTTTCTTGATACATGTCGAGGGAATGACAGAAAAGTTCTGCCATtcaaatgctgttatttttttttttcctttttattaaaGAACAGAAAACCTGTTTGTTACAAAATGTCTCTAGCACTGTCTTTGTATCTGAAATTTTTCTTTtgctacagagagagagatttctttgttctagttatttgagtgtgtgtttgtgtttgtacagggtcagtgtgtgtgtgcaagtgtgtgtgtgtatgtgtgtgtttgtggggaTTCACAAACTCTCCAGGGACAGAACAACTCACCATTCATTTTTGTGATCAACATGTTTGCTTCTCTTAAGTGCATAGCTTTGaaagttaaactaaattgtGTATGCACAGagtagcaaaagaaaaaaaaagaaaaaagtaaaataaatactgtgGTGATCTATTTAACaggttattttttaaaaaacaaaaaaaagaaaacatcaagGACTTAGTTCCATATGCACCTCTTTTAAGCAATTCTACAGCATGCGATTCTACGAGTTTCCCACCCATGGCAGACAaccaaaataagattttttttttgttgattttttaacttaaaaagttttcaatatcattattttcaaacattGATTTATACAACATGTCATTCACAGAGTAGTAACTGTTTTCCAAGCACAAAACGGGCACCTCTGTCgaaaccaaaaaaaattaagaactGCCCACCCCTCCTTCAACATCCTCCACATCAAAGAGAGAAAAAATTggataagaaaaatataaaataaaattattaaaatgattggTTAATCTTCATTGAATTACTCGACATTTTCCAAAAAAGCATGAGAGGAAGTATGGTTAAAATTGACATGGTTTCATCTTCGAAAATCGAGCATTCGTCATCATGAACAGCACGTGCTTGGTTAGTTAACATATTTGCAAAATTGTATTACTtgtgcaaacaaaaacaaaaaaattgcaactagaccaaaaaaaaaaaaaaaaaagttaataattgAATTTCCCGGGACTAAATATACAGGCCTGATAGCAGCTAGTGGACCCCTGATCAAATCCTTTAGGTAAAGAAGCTCTGAGAGATTTTGACaacattgaaaatgttttaattcttAACAACAAATTTGAtcccaaaatatttaaaaactagaagacaaaaaaaaacacgccTGCGATCCTGACTGGGGGGGGGGAGAGGTCCAAAAAAGGCCCATAAAGCTATCGAGCAAGTTTCTTTTAGAAAAAACGCCTGCTTTTGTGTTAAAGATAATGACGTTAGCATAATGACAATAGCAGTGGAATGAGTGTCTTTATGTTCTCAGAAAATGGTCCCAGAAGGATGCACAATTATCAACTTTCACCCCTTTACCAACTACAATCTAGCTGAGTGTAACAATtgtgctctttttttttcttttccaaagGAGAAATTTTTGCTCTTTTGTCGTTTATAGATGTTGGGGTCAGTTCTGTTGTTTGAGAAGGAGAAAGGAGAATAAAATCGAACAATTTCATTTTGGAATGGTCTTCCAGTCAACCTTAGAGTCCGGATGCGATCTgggaagaaaggaaaaaaaaaattcttaaaatcaaatttacaactctaagacatttttttaattaagttaattaaacAAGCTGGAACAAAATTGATGACATATTAAATgcttaagactttttttttataatatttaagactttttatggcTTTCAATTTGATCCAACTGAATTTAAAACTTTTCAGGGACCTGCAGGGACCCTGTATTTAGGTGACAAGAATGCTGTTCCATGATCAGCTGTGACCCAAAGTCAAAAATCTGTTTgtaacagcagatggcagtaGAGATGCATTTGTACAGCTGATGGAGTCTTGGTTCTGAGGCATCAAACTACTTATTTGCAAATCTGAGTCGAAAAGAATGATACGGCTCCTCGTCAGATGAAATCGAGAACATTTCTGATGCATTTGGAGCTCTCCAAAAATAAATGTGCTGCTTGTTTTCACGTTAAGAGCACTGAAGGATTGAGTCTGGAAAGGCAAAGGTTGTACGTTTGACTTCAGGAACAGAACCCTGTAGCCTGTTAAATGACAAGTAGCCAAAACTGATCCGTTTACCTTGCGGCTTTAATTCCAGATCTTAAGGAAACTATCCCAGGAGCCTGTAGCCACAGCCATCCCATCATCAGTGACGCCCAAGCAGCTGACGCGGTTATCGTGACCTGCCAAAACTCCTGCAAACACAAAACATGTGCATGTCACTTTAAACCAAACCTCATCCTGACACGCATCTAATGTTTTTCTCCCACCTGTtgacattcatttgaaataaaatgatataacTCTCATAAGGATGTTTGgataataaaacaatatcataaataaatacactaccCGTTAAACATTTGACATAATTACGATTTTTAAATGTGGGGTACCTCAGGGGTCCCTGCTGGGACctattttattttgtctataCATACTCCCCTTGGGTTCTATGAGgaaatataatatttcatattgttacgctgatgatactcagatTTACATTCCTCATAGCTCTGATTAATCTTATTCTGCTctttttaaatgctttgaaGATGTTAATTGCTGGACTCTAAGAAACTTTCTCCAACTAAATGAGAGCAAAACTGAGACTGTTGTCTTTGGCCCCCCTGGTGTTGTCTCTGATAACACTCGTAATCTAGATATTCTGTCATCAAACGTTTATCCTTGTGATAAAAACTTAGGTGTGACCTTTGACACAGATCTAAATTTTGAGAAACATAAGCACTGTGGGGAAGAGCAGCTTTTTATAAGGCAAATAGCCAAATTAAAATCTTTGCTCTCATTTAAGGATCTGGAGATAGTTATCCATGCCTTGATCTCATCTAGACTTGATTATTGAAATGCACTATACATGAGTCTCAATCATTCATCTTTATATCGCTTGCAGTTGGTTCAAAATGCAGCCGCAAGGTTGCTGACCGGTACCAAAGGATATAGAACCCAATAGGCgaaactctgatgctttttgggtaacagctaCTAGGTGGCGTTTCGGTAGTgcggcagccattttggggtgaaaatgccaactggacaatagaatccatcacatcttacgcacccaaaatctgCAAATCTCACGGCCAAATCAGAAACACAATAGAAAATTTCTTAAgttcagtaaattttatgacacctacagtaaatgttgtattgtcttagccTATGTTTTATGTTATCAGTCGTGGAATCTAACCATtacacatctgaggtaacgtagttagcctagtttattgagtatttccatttcatgcaactttacatatttactattaatagtaaagtaatgaattaataattaataaagttaagatcatgtttgtagcgtgatccaggggattaaaacgtacaatatatttcatatatacgttttaatcccctggatcacgctacaaacatagtgatcttatagaacatgatgcattgctgtgtctgttatcctataattcccacttttggacacagtggctgtgtttttttgtttacatagtcttgctttaaatggacattaatataagacaacactacaaaaacagtttactgtcaagctgttatattccgttatatatttattgtccaacattccccaTTTtcctgatgcatgtccttaatttaatttcatatgttggtattaattcagtgtttataatgctaatacttgaacttcaaagaattttaacccaaactgactgggtttctagagagcaaaggtttttgtgaaaaaagtggaagacttaaacacaaagtgtgtaaaataaactgttaaaaggatttgatgatcactagtgatagtattttattctgtgttgtcatcatttaggttggatttcagctttaatgtacgtttttttttttttttttaacaaagcagctgatattgccatagaaactagtggactgccgaatcgctttcaccccaaaatggcggaaacgcaaggccgctgctgggcgccggtgttgcaatggaacgttctgtTGAGTTTCACTTCTTGTCAGTATAAGTTCTTTGCTGGTACTGGGAGGAGGGAAAGCATTTCACTGGTCCTTCATTGGTTCAAACACACCTGCCTGACTAGTTTGTTTAGGTGTGTTTGAACACCAAAACCATTggcttcatcatcatcattcgtAATTCTGAAGTTCtagatgtgtgtttgtgaaataAGTTATCCGTGCATCAACATCACTGCAGAATATCTTTTACACTGACCTGCGCGGTCGGCTTTGAGAGCATCCCACACGTTGCAGTTGAAATCGTCGTAGCCGGCGAGCAGCAGGCGTCCGCTTTTGGAAAAGGCCACGGAGGTGATCCCACAGATGATGTTGTCGTGAGAGTAAACCATCAGCTCCTGATCGGCACGCAGGTCAAACAGCCTGCAGGTGGCGTCATCTGAGCCCGTGGCAAATGCATTTCCATTGGGGAAAAACTGAGAGGAGATAACAAGGTTACTAACTTCACGTGAAACATACGCGTGTATTTCAGGGAGTGCGCGCAGGTGCTGCTTACACAGATAGCGTTGATGTCGGACTCGTGGCCGGTGAAGGTTTGTCTGCACATGCCTTCTCTGACGTCCCACAGCTTAGCAGAGGCGTCACACGCGCCTGACACAAACAGACGGGTGTCTGGGGCCAGAGACAGTGACATCACATCACCGGTGTGACCTGCGAACGTGGTTGTCTGCTGCCCGGTCTCAATATCCCACAGAGCACTGGaagaaacaacaaacaaaacacaatgcAGGAAGTTCCAGTTATTGTTAttagtattgtgaaatagtaagctaataataataaagtacactttttaatcaatgtttatatgattTCATTCTTTTTATATGGAAGCTTCTTTCTGACCCGGAATAAACAAACTATTTGCGACTTGCCAGAATCAtaagttataaactcagaattgcaaagaaaaaaagtctggaTTGTGGGTtttaaactcggaattgcgaggAAAATACTCAGAATCGTGAGTCAAACTCGGAATTggaaggaaaaaagtcagaatcgtgagttataaactcagaattgcgaggatcacattttttattttttaattccatgctggaaacaagcttccacagttttcacatgtgaaaaaaaaaaaaacagataaaacTCAAAGAGCTGCGAAAGGCTTCTTTTTGAAAAACTTAAGAGTTGTAAAGATAGCTGAACtccattattatcattatttgaGTCGTTTATAACCCCTAACAATTGGTAAAAGTGTTGCTGTTTAGTGGTACAAACATAACAACctgtttaaaaatgatcataaccacatatttatttccatttattaTTGTCTCGTAATGTGGCCTGTTAACAGATCTGATACAGCACTCATGAAAATAACGGAATGCTactataacattaaaaacacctcTTGTGAAATTACTTGGGTTCATTTAGAAACAAAGCAGACAAATTTACAAGAACATCAGTTTCTATATATGCATTGGCCGAACATATATTCAAGTATGTTGACAATGTCATCGGTAAACTATAAAGCTGATAAGCATGAGTGTTTTGTTCTAAAGCAGTACCCAAACTCACCAGCTGGTGTCGCCTGAGCTAGTGACAATCTGGTTATCATCCAGGAAACGGCAGCAGGACAGATAGCCTGTGTAAAGACAGCAGTTAAATGGCAGGAAGGAGAGCAAAACACGACACAAATTCAGCCCagttctttaaaaacactaaggcTTAAATGTAGATACAAGACTTTAGAAAAATGGTTACCTGTGTGTCCAGCCAACTCACGGCTGACACGCACGTTCCCCTCACGGGTCTTTAGGTTGTAGATGGAGCAAATGTTATCCAAGCCTCCACAGGCCACATAGTTTCCAGACGGCGCATATGCACAAGTCATCACCCACGAGGAGCGCAGCGGAATAGCGTGCACCTACACATCAACACATCAAAGTGGTTTAGTTTTCATATGACACATTCGCTGCCAATGTTGAATCTGTATCAACTAGTTTTAGATTTATGAGAATATAAAAACAGGTTTGCCGGCTCTACTTGTGTCATTGCACAATCATCACAGGAAAGAAAGGAATTTCGATCGTGGTTTTGATTCCTCTAAACAATTCCGGTTCCTTTAATGTTTCATTTAGGAGCtttgagaaataaatatttggagGCAATGCTAATAATTTCTGCCAAATAGAGATCACCCCCATTTAGACTTGTCAAAGGTACTGGTGCCAATCAAAACTCctgaaatgataaaaataaactgCCAGTCTTTGTTTAGTACCGCTGTTACAGAGTACCGACATAATTTTGTACCTGCTGATGCTTATTTGTGTCTAAGGTTTCCATTTACAATGTATTTCTCAAAGCAgtgagcattgtagccaatcagacaTGTCTACTGAGCTCATGAATTGATCAAAATATGCATGTTCATGAATCTGTTCATTATAACCAAGTACAGGGGATGgataatgaaactgaaacacctggTTTTAGACCACAATCATTTATTAGTTATGGTATACTAATTTGTAAACTAATTGTTTGGTTCCTATTGCGGCCAATACAGCATCAATTCATCTTGGGAATGACCAATACAATCCTTCACAGTGGCCAGAGGGGTTTTTGAACCATTCCTCTGCCAGAATAGTGTTCAGGTCACTATGTGATGCTGGTGGAAGAAAACGTTTCCTGACTCGCTCCTCCAAAATACCCCGATGTGGCTCATAAATATtcagatctggtgactgtgcagGCCATAGGAAATGTTCAACTTCACTTTTATGTTCATCAAACCATTTCGTCACCagtcttgctgtgtgtattgGTGCATTATCGTGCTGATACACGACCACCTTCAGGATACAATAGCCGTGTTTCCATTGTCGGGCCAAAGGCGAGCGTGCTAGTGTGTACCAGGGCCAGTCGTGTTTCCACTTCTGGGGCTTTATCGGGCCTCATCGGGGCTTCCTCGGGGCCAACGGTGAGGGTTTTTGGCCCACCAAATACCTTGATCCAAAGCGGAGGCTTGAGGAGTGGTCATGGACAGAGGCGGAGTTTACCTGAGTCAGGAGACGGTCAACACCGCTGCTCATTTCCTATGTTATTATATCAGGCTACCAGCTAACCTCAACATTTAAGACACTTTAAAcaattttcagctcaaaactcactttcagacaccagcgagtgtttgaaataacttccttGCGATCCAATGGGGATTCTGATCACCGTGCGAGGCAGAAATATACTTATATGCGATGCTAAAGACTACTTATGCTAACCAttttgataataaatacacacgtttatggaaaataccagaAACTGCTTGGGGAATGTAGACAACtaatatatgattataatcgtgtatttatttggtttaatgttctcttccctgtgcctttgttgataccgGACTAATGCATCCGCATCTGTCGTACACTCCAGCTAACTCGTATAACTCATAACTCCTTTTTTCCTCTCGtgagctccctctgttgctctggctgaaagAATAACATTATAGAGAGAGATCGCTCAAAACTCCTCGGATTGCAATCATCGCATAATTTCGAGGACAATCaatagaaatgctcagaaatgtgGCGTAGACATATGATATTTTATCAATGtatttctaaatgtgtaagcctttggattttaaattttaaaagccttaattgagttgttttgtgcattcttgtgatcgtaaataaatggaagcaggtGCAACTAAATAggtatgttttctttttatgtgaAATGGTAAAATCCAGTTTGATTCAGCATGGTTGATGTGAGCTactgacacaaattaataaattactgttactgtaacgtttttaattataaaacattggTCAAATACTGATGTTGGAATCTTAAGTCTTTAATTAAAGACCAAACGTTCACTTCAGTCATGCTCATTTTGTGATCTAGCTAGTTCTCAGTCAGCTGGTGTAATGGTGGGGTTATGTGACCTCGCTCTATGGAGGTGTGTCAAGGGCGGGTTTTAGGGCAGCGCTGCGGGGctactggcccgacagtggaaacgcggctaatgtttgaaccattaggtgcacatggtcctccagaatggttTGGTAACAGTGACGCACCCATCAAGCACAGTATGGAATGCCATGATGttgcagcccaaaccatcactgatccaccGCCTGTGCTTCACTCTGGGCAGCAACAGTAGGGCGTTAAACCTCTTTAGGGTTTCTCCACACCGTAACTCCAACGAACATGGAAAAGACAGTGAAGGTGGACTCGGAGAATACATGTAACCAAAGGTTTGGCTATAGCAGCCCAACCATGAATACGGACTCCCGACTAACAGTTTAGATCGAAACAGGAGAGTCGAGATGCGCAAttaattctgcagtgagttgggcagctgtggttttatgttttttggataCAATCCGGGTTAGTACCTGGACATCCCTTTCAGACAGTTAGTCCTGTTGGATGACGTTCGTCCTAGAATGTGGTGGTATGCCGAAATTACCCTGAATACCATCGCTCTCAatacaccacaaagacttgctgtcctggtcacagatgagccagcgagacgtgCACCAACAATTTGTCCTCTTTCGAATTCTGATATGTCTCCCATTAtgttgcaatattttatgtacagctgtgCTATTGCTCTGCTAATTCAACCTTCACACTATGCTCTTACTGAAGGAATGTAAACTTAGTGAAAATATATATAGGCGTGAAACCACCAACAATATATtggccagtgtttcagtttcattgtccaacccctgtataAACACAATGTAATTAAGTGATTCACCATGCAGTCTAGACACTTTATTATCATAATGGGAGTTTTCTGTAAGAGTGCAGAACTCGCGCTGAAGTgaagtgattgacagcttcagtgtGACTGACAGCTCGTTTTTTCCTCctccaaatattaaaatagtttataTAGATTATATAGTTGGTTTTAAAAGCATCACAGGATGCACATCATGAAATCAGTTGAGAGAATCCAGGCTAAGAAGTTATTTAACATGTTCAATCACTAAATGAAACCATCAGTTCACACATGGCATTGGCTTTCACTTTTACCTTGTTTGTAGTATAGCTGTCCCAGATGATAAGTTTTCCATCCTGGGAAGCACTAACAAGAAGCCTGAAAACACAGAGAGAGGGTGTAAATAAAGAAACAGAGAACAATGAGCATAATGATCATTTTGTGAAGTCTGatcaatataaaatgtatataaaacatgCCGAATAGTGAACGCAAAGTGCTCCGGTTTCAATGTAACTAAAGATTTAAGTAATTAGAAATGTTCGTGGTAGTTACAGCTTCACACAAAGTTAAATGACAGGCAGTGACACAGATGAGGAGATGAGCTGCTGCTTCTATTTCTATGAAGAACACAGGCACTGAAATACACACGGA contains:
- the gnb1a gene encoding guanine nucleotide-binding protein G(I)/G(S)/G(T) subunit beta-1 produces the protein MSELDQLRQEAEQLKNQIRDARKACADATLSQITANIEPVGRIQMRTRRTLRGHLAKIYAMHWGTDSRLLVSASQDGKLIIWDSYTTNKVHAIPLRSSWVMTCAYAPSGNYVACGGLDNICSIYNLKTREGNVRVSRELAGHTGYLSCCRFLDDNQIVTSSGDTSCALWDIETGQQTTTFAGHTGDVMSLSLAPDTRLFVSGACDASAKLWDVREGMCRQTFTGHESDINAICFFPNGNAFATGSDDATCRLFDLRADQELMVYSHDNIICGITSVAFSKSGRLLLAGYDDFNCNVWDALKADRAGVLAGHDNRVSCLGVTDDGMAVATGSWDSFLKIWN